A stretch of the Planktothricoides raciborskii GIHE-MW2 genome encodes the following:
- a CDS encoding serine/threonine-protein kinase, with translation MTYCLHPQCQRPENPPDTKFCLNCGSPLLLKERYRAIKLIGAGGFGRTFLGVDEDRLKTPCAIKQFFPQTQNSAALSKATELFNREAVQLLKLGEHPQIPTLYAYFEQDKRLYLIQEFIDGGNLWQELQQQGAFSEAKIWQLLRELLPVLQFIHENGVIHRDIKPENILRRQLRHQTPTSVSAAGQLREALVLVDFGVAKQGTQSELAESGTITGTQGYAPLEQIWRGQVYPASDLYSLAVTCVHLLTAVPPHELFNPQAGEWIWWQVLRQKGGSVSDELRQILDKMLAEAVKDRYQSAAAVLQAVDGGYSQTMTQVSLPVTQPPIPPGTAIVHRHGFAIAYPQHPQPKQQQGSPQPDEISKLLETVKSELSQTQPKQPASPPSPSPTAKSPQSTPKSPAFDPIQAELEAMKAEFGEKS, from the coding sequence ATGACCTATTGTCTTCATCCTCAGTGTCAACGTCCCGAAAATCCCCCTGATACCAAATTTTGTTTAAATTGCGGATCCCCGTTATTACTCAAAGAGCGATATCGTGCCATTAAACTCATTGGTGCGGGAGGTTTTGGTCGTACATTCTTAGGTGTCGATGAAGATCGACTGAAAACCCCATGTGCGATTAAACAGTTTTTTCCCCAAACACAAAACTCAGCCGCTTTATCCAAAGCCACGGAACTGTTTAACCGGGAAGCGGTACAACTGCTGAAATTGGGAGAACATCCACAAATTCCTACGTTGTATGCCTACTTTGAACAAGACAAACGTCTTTATCTTATACAAGAATTTATTGATGGCGGCAATTTATGGCAGGAATTGCAGCAGCAAGGGGCTTTCAGCGAGGCCAAAATTTGGCAGCTATTGCGGGAGTTGTTGCCCGTGCTGCAATTTATCCATGAAAATGGGGTGATTCACCGCGATATTAAGCCAGAAAATATTTTAAGACGGCAGTTACGACACCAGACCCCTACCAGCGTTTCCGCTGCTGGGCAGTTGAGGGAAGCTTTGGTGCTGGTGGATTTTGGGGTAGCCAAGCAAGGCACTCAGAGTGAATTGGCTGAAAGCGGCACGATTACTGGCACCCAAGGTTATGCCCCCTTAGAACAAATTTGGCGGGGACAAGTTTATCCCGCAAGTGATTTATATAGTTTGGCGGTGACTTGCGTTCATTTGTTGACCGCAGTTCCCCCGCATGAGTTATTTAATCCACAGGCAGGGGAATGGATTTGGTGGCAAGTTCTCAGACAAAAAGGGGGTTCGGTGAGCGATGAGTTAAGGCAAATTTTAGATAAGATGCTGGCAGAAGCGGTGAAAGACCGATATCAGTCGGCGGCGGCGGTGCTGCAAGCGGTGGACGGTGGTTATAGTCAAACCATGACTCAGGTTAGTTTGCCGGTGACACAGCCACCTATTCCTCCAGGGACAGCGATAGTACACCGGCACGGCTTCGCGATCGCTTATCCCCAACATCCCCAGCCAAAACAACAACAGGGTTCACCACAGCCGGATGAAATCTCGAAATTGCTAGAGACGGTGAAAAGTGAGTTGAGTCAGACCCAGCCCAAGCAACCGGCATCTCCCCCAAGTCCTTCCCCAACGGCGAAATCACCTCAGTCAACCCCAAAATCTCCGGCTTTTGATCCCATTCAGGCAGAGTTGGAGGCGATGAAGGCGGAGTTTGGAGAAAAAAGTTAG
- a CDS encoding ABC transporter ATP-binding protein/permease, whose product MNKIKKFFQELANIVLPYFMSEKKWQAWRIFSLMMILMLGFRGLSVVNSYAMRDLMTAVADKNSLEFPQACLKVFAVFTTLAVFMVFWQYTQDLLQINWRKWLTNDILKKYFAQQNYYKIQSEHTIDNPDQRISQDVNNLIRLTIDIIGLIVGEILEIGAFVTILLTLDIFLAKLAIIIAIARTVITLIIGKKFSFLKFRELQLEADFRYGLVHTRDHSESIAFYHGEEYEYNKISQRFVYVVKNFYQLIGVKRNLNLFTRTSGFFVSNLPIVFLAPRFFAGEIEFGEITQASGAFMSIYGSLSLIVDQFDRLTDYKAEVDRLGTLVEVLSKPPKLEQSEFPTIKTVEKNCINLKNVTLQTPDYQRTLVTDLSVEVPPGQGLLVVGHSGVGKSSLMRSIAGLWNSGTGCIMRPKPEETLFLPQLPYMVIGDLRSQLLYPKTDKIVSDTQLQEALEKVNLADLTERVGGFNAELNWPDVLSLGEQQRLAFARLLIAQPPYAILDESTSALDVENEKRLYHLLKQKNTTFISVGHRPTLVQYHQLVLKLIGNANWQLISAQEYHPDEIDFG is encoded by the coding sequence ATGAATAAAATTAAAAAATTTTTCCAAGAATTAGCTAATATTGTTTTACCTTATTTTATGTCGGAGAAAAAATGGCAAGCATGGCGAATTTTTAGCCTAATGATGATTTTGATGTTAGGATTTAGAGGCTTGTCCGTGGTGAACAGCTATGCAATGAGAGACTTAATGACTGCGGTGGCGGACAAAAACTCTTTAGAGTTTCCTCAAGCCTGTTTAAAGGTTTTCGCGGTCTTTACGACGTTGGCTGTTTTCATGGTATTTTGGCAATATACCCAAGATTTACTGCAAATAAACTGGCGAAAATGGCTGACTAATGATATTTTGAAAAAATATTTTGCTCAACAAAATTATTACAAAATACAATCCGAGCATACAATTGACAACCCCGATCAACGAATTTCTCAAGATGTGAATAATCTGATTCGCTTAACCATTGACATTATTGGATTAATAGTTGGAGAAATTTTAGAAATTGGCGCTTTTGTGACAATTTTGTTGACTTTAGATATATTTTTAGCCAAATTAGCAATTATCATTGCGATCGCCCGCACAGTAATTACTTTAATAATTGGCAAAAAATTCAGTTTTCTTAAATTTAGAGAGTTGCAATTAGAGGCGGATTTTCGTTATGGGCTGGTGCATACGAGAGATCATAGCGAGTCGATCGCCTTCTATCACGGTGAGGAGTACGAATATAATAAGATTAGTCAAAGATTTGTCTATGTAGTCAAAAATTTTTATCAGCTAATCGGGGTCAAAAGAAATTTAAACTTATTTACCAGAACTTCCGGATTTTTCGTCAGTAATTTACCGATAGTATTTTTGGCTCCCCGATTCTTTGCTGGGGAAATAGAATTTGGTGAGATTACTCAAGCATCTGGAGCTTTTATGTCAATTTATGGCTCTTTGTCACTGATTGTAGACCAATTCGATCGCCTAACTGACTATAAAGCAGAAGTAGATCGTTTAGGCACCTTGGTCGAGGTGCTCTCGAAGCCACCGAAACTCGAACAGTCGGAATTCCCAACGATTAAAACAGTAGAAAAAAATTGTATAAATCTCAAAAATGTTACGTTACAAACTCCTGATTACCAAAGAACCTTGGTGACAGATTTATCCGTGGAAGTTCCACCGGGTCAAGGCTTATTAGTGGTGGGACATTCGGGAGTTGGGAAAAGTTCGTTAATGCGATCAATCGCCGGGTTATGGAATTCTGGAACGGGATGTATTATGCGACCAAAACCAGAAGAAACTTTGTTTTTACCTCAACTTCCTTACATGGTTATCGGCGATCTCCGCAGTCAGTTGTTATATCCGAAAACGGATAAGATAGTGAGCGATACCCAACTGCAAGAAGCCCTGGAAAAAGTCAACCTGGCCGATTTAACCGAAAGAGTTGGGGGCTTTAATGCTGAATTAAACTGGCCCGATGTTTTATCCTTGGGAGAGCAACAGAGATTAGCATTTGCTCGGTTACTGATTGCTCAACCTCCCTATGCAATTTTAGATGAATCAACCAGTGCTTTGGATGTCGAAAACGAGAAACGTCTTTATCATCTACTCAAACAAAAAAATACCACTTTTATCAGTGTGGGTCACCGACCTACTTTAGTTCAGTACCATCAATTAGTATTGAAGTTAATCGGAAATGCTAATTGGCAGCTTATTTCTGCTCAAGAATATCATCCCGATGAGATTGATTTTGGCTAA
- a CDS encoding cyanophycinase, with protein sequence MQQLELNSLTQKMPPPLKNTVMVIGGAEDKVHGREILHTFFMRSGGTEAKLAIIPCASREPEAIGSRYREIFQDMGAQRIEVLDIRERTEGEDPRWQEYLEQSTGVFMTGGDQLRLCALVADTPLMEKLRMKVREGSIVLAGTSAGAAVMGHHMIAGGGSGESPNRSLVDMATGLGIIPEVIVDQHFQNRNRMARLLSAIASHPNRIGVGIDEDTCAMFEADGIVEIMGKGTVTIIDPGPALYTNEGHIGPNDPLSLYNLRVHILCHGDRFNIATREVIQRS encoded by the coding sequence ATGCAGCAGTTAGAATTAAACTCCCTTACACAAAAAATGCCCCCACCACTTAAAAACACGGTCATGGTGATTGGGGGGGCAGAAGACAAGGTTCATGGCCGAGAAATCTTGCATACATTTTTTATGCGTTCAGGCGGTACAGAGGCAAAGCTGGCAATTATTCCCTGTGCATCCAGAGAACCAGAAGCAATCGGTAGTCGCTACCGGGAAATCTTTCAGGATATGGGGGCGCAACGCATAGAGGTGCTCGATATCCGCGAACGCACTGAAGGGGAAGATCCTCGTTGGCAAGAGTACCTGGAACAATCTACAGGGGTGTTTATGACCGGCGGGGATCAACTGAGGCTTTGTGCTTTGGTGGCGGATACACCGTTAATGGAAAAGTTGCGGATGAAAGTACGAGAGGGTAGCATTGTCCTCGCGGGGACCAGTGCCGGAGCAGCAGTCATGGGTCATCACATGATCGCTGGTGGGGGTTCCGGAGAATCTCCTAATCGTTCTTTGGTGGATATGGCCACCGGCTTAGGAATTATTCCTGAAGTGATTGTGGATCAACACTTTCAGAACCGAAATCGGATGGCTCGCTTATTGAGTGCGATCGCCTCTCATCCCAACCGCATCGGCGTAGGCATTGATGAAGATACTTGTGCCATGTTTGAAGCTGATGGCATCGTCGAAATTATGGGCAAAGGCACGGTGACAATCATCGATCCAGGCCCAGCGTTATACACCAATGAGGGTCATATCGGACCGAATGATCCTCTGAGTTTGTATAACCTACGGGTGCATATCCTTTGCCACGGCGATCGCTTCAATATAGCTACAAGAGAAGTGATTCAACGATCATAG
- the cphA gene encoding cyanophycin synthetase, which translates to MKILKIQTLRGPNYWSIRRHKLILMRLDLEDLADKPSSEIPGFYDGLTETLPSLIEHYCSPGCRGGFLSRVKEGTYMGHVIEHIALELQELAGMNVGFGRTRETSTPGIYQVVFEYIDEQAGRYAARAAVRMCRSIVDTGKYPASELEQDLQDLKEIYEKASLGPSTEALVKEAHYRGIPWMPLSARAMIQLGYGVYQKRIQATLTDFSSILGVELACDKEGTKRILRDAAIPVPRGTVIHYLDELEDAIDEVGGYPIVLKPLDGNHGRGISINVKSWEEAEEAYDAASNASKTKSVIIERYYTGRDHRLLVINGKLVAVAERVPAHVVGDGSSTIQELIERTNQDPRRGVGHDNVLTRITVDRNSEILLERQGCRLDTVLDKGEICYLRATANLSTGGIAIDRTDEIHPENVWIAERVSRLIGLDICGIDLVTPDISKPMGENDAVIVEVNAAPGFRMHVCPSEGLPRNVAAAVMDMLFPPGTPSRVPILAVTGTNGKTTTTRLLAHIVKQTGSVVGYTTTDGTYIGDYLLEAGDNTGPQSAELILRDPTVEVAVLETARGGILRSGLAFDACEVGVILNVSADHLGLGDINTIEEMAKVKAVLAETVIASGYAVLNADDPLVAAMARQIKAQVAYFSMNPDNELLRSHTRAGGLGALYENGYLSILNGDWTIRLEEAVNVPLTMGGRAPFMIANALAACLAAFAHGVEIEAIRAGLATFEASSKQTPGRMNLFNLGDYHALIDYAHNPAGYQAVGEFVRNWPGERIGVIGGPGDRRDEDLIELGKLSAEIFDWIIVKEDNDNRGRPRGDTARCIMAGIEQVSTKARYETILDETKAINTALDQAPKGSLVVIFPESVSRSLKMISERQPIEQEAAPSTQNS; encoded by the coding sequence ATGAAAATACTTAAAATCCAAACATTACGTGGTCCGAACTATTGGAGTATTAGACGCCACAAACTTATTCTCATGCGTCTTGATTTAGAGGACTTGGCAGACAAACCAAGTTCAGAAATTCCTGGCTTTTATGACGGACTGACTGAGACTCTCCCCAGTTTAATCGAACACTACTGCTCTCCTGGCTGTCGCGGTGGATTTCTCAGCCGAGTCAAAGAGGGCACCTATATGGGTCATGTGATCGAACACATTGCCCTGGAACTGCAAGAACTAGCCGGAATGAATGTTGGCTTTGGTCGAACTCGCGAGACTTCTACTCCTGGTATCTACCAAGTCGTCTTTGAATACATCGACGAACAAGCCGGTCGGTATGCCGCCAGAGCCGCCGTTCGGATGTGTCGGAGTATCGTGGATACCGGCAAGTATCCCGCCTCAGAACTGGAACAGGATTTACAAGACCTGAAAGAAATCTATGAGAAAGCTTCCCTGGGGCCAAGTACAGAAGCACTTGTGAAAGAAGCCCACTATAGAGGGATTCCCTGGATGCCCTTAAGTGCTAGGGCGATGATCCAGTTAGGATATGGCGTCTACCAAAAACGGATTCAAGCTACCCTGACGGATTTTAGTAGCATTCTGGGGGTAGAACTCGCCTGTGATAAAGAAGGCACCAAAAGAATTCTCCGGGATGCGGCTATTCCCGTCCCCAGAGGAACGGTGATCCATTACCTAGATGAACTGGAAGACGCGATCGATGAAGTCGGAGGCTATCCTATCGTCCTCAAACCCCTAGACGGCAATCACGGACGGGGGATTAGTATTAATGTCAAGTCCTGGGAGGAGGCGGAAGAAGCCTACGATGCGGCCAGCAATGCGTCAAAAACGAAATCAGTGATTATCGAACGCTACTACACGGGTCGAGACCATCGCCTCTTAGTGATCAACGGGAAACTGGTTGCGGTCGCCGAACGGGTGCCCGCCCATGTGGTAGGAGATGGGTCGTCAACGATTCAAGAACTGATCGAGCGAACCAATCAGGATCCCCGCCGAGGCGTCGGCCATGATAACGTGCTCACCCGCATTACCGTTGACCGAAACAGTGAAATTCTCCTGGAACGCCAAGGCTGTCGCCTAGACACGGTGTTAGACAAAGGCGAAATTTGCTATTTACGGGCTACGGCGAACCTGAGCACGGGGGGAATTGCGATCGATCGCACCGATGAAATTCATCCGGAAAATGTCTGGATTGCCGAACGAGTTTCTCGACTGATTGGCCTAGATATTTGTGGCATTGATCTAGTGACACCAGATATCAGCAAGCCCATGGGAGAAAACGATGCGGTGATCGTCGAAGTCAATGCCGCCCCAGGATTTCGGATGCACGTTTGCCCCAGTGAGGGTCTGCCGCGAAATGTAGCCGCAGCGGTGATGGATATGCTATTTCCCCCAGGCACTCCCAGCCGCGTGCCGATTTTAGCGGTGACGGGGACAAACGGCAAAACCACCACCACGCGATTGCTGGCTCATATCGTCAAGCAAACCGGGTCTGTGGTCGGCTACACCACCACCGATGGCACTTATATCGGCGATTATCTCCTGGAAGCTGGGGACAATACCGGCCCCCAAAGTGCCGAACTGATTCTCCGCGACCCCACCGTAGAAGTGGCGGTGTTAGAAACAGCCCGTGGCGGGATTCTCCGCTCTGGATTAGCCTTTGACGCTTGCGAAGTGGGGGTGATTCTGAATGTCTCCGCTGACCATTTGGGATTGGGCGATATCAATACCATCGAAGAAATGGCCAAAGTCAAGGCGGTGCTGGCAGAAACCGTTATTGCTTCCGGTTATGCAGTCCTGAATGCCGACGATCCCCTGGTGGCAGCAATGGCTCGCCAGATCAAAGCCCAGGTCGCTTATTTCTCGATGAATCCAGACAATGAGCTACTGCGGAGCCACACCCGGGCTGGCGGTTTAGGCGCATTGTATGAGAACGGCTATCTGTCAATTCTGAATGGGGATTGGACAATTCGCCTTGAAGAGGCGGTAAATGTGCCCCTGACAATGGGTGGTCGGGCGCCGTTTATGATTGCCAATGCGTTGGCGGCTTGTTTGGCAGCCTTTGCTCATGGGGTGGAAATAGAAGCCATTCGCGCTGGTTTGGCCACCTTTGAAGCCTCCAGTAAACAAACCCCCGGTCGGATGAATTTGTTTAATTTGGGCGATTATCATGCCCTGATTGACTATGCCCATAATCCCGCTGGCTATCAAGCGGTGGGTGAGTTTGTCCGCAATTGGCCAGGGGAACGGATTGGGGTCATCGGGGGTCCAGGCGATCGCCGCGATGAAGACTTGATCGAACTCGGTAAACTCTCAGCGGAAATCTTTGACTGGATTATCGTTAAAGAAGACAACGATAACCGAGGTCGCCCACGGGGGGATACCGCCCGCTGTATTATGGCAGGCATCGAGCAAGTCAGCACCAAAGCTCGGTATGAAACCATCCTGGATGAAACCAAAGCCATTAACACGGCCTTGGATCAAGCGCCCAAAGGCAGTCTCGTAGTAATTTTTCCCGAAAGTGTTAGCCGCTCCTTAAAAATGATTTCGGAACGTCAACCAATCGAGCAAGAAGCAGCGCCGTCTACGCAGAATAGCTGA
- a CDS encoding phycocyanobilin:ferredoxin oxidoreductase — translation MTITSISSIRTEQHPLIRKLADCIEGVWQRYLDLSPYDLPGDLGYVEGRLEGEKLRIENRCYQTPQFRKLHLELAKVGTQLDILHCVMFPNPNYPLPMFGTDLVGGRGKISAAIADLSPTSPTLTLPPPYIQLLKALPEIHFSQPRDLPEWGDIFSEFCLFVRPNSEGEEELFLSRVESYLEIHCQMALAMQPVADEERLQIIAGQRNYCSKQRQNDKTRRVLEKAFGEEWAESYMTNVLFDLPED, via the coding sequence GTGACAATCACTTCTATTTCTTCAATTCGGACAGAACAACACCCTCTGATCCGCAAATTAGCAGACTGCATTGAAGGAGTCTGGCAACGTTATTTAGATTTATCTCCCTACGATTTGCCTGGGGATTTAGGCTATGTGGAAGGGCGATTGGAAGGAGAAAAACTGAGAATTGAAAATCGCTGTTATCAAACCCCGCAGTTTCGCAAGCTGCATTTGGAATTGGCAAAAGTGGGGACGCAATTAGATATTTTGCATTGTGTAATGTTCCCCAATCCTAACTATCCTTTGCCCATGTTTGGCACAGATTTGGTCGGTGGTCGGGGCAAAATTAGTGCCGCGATCGCTGATTTATCTCCCACCAGTCCCACCCTGACTTTGCCCCCCCCTTACATTCAACTATTAAAAGCTTTACCAGAAATTCATTTCTCCCAACCCCGCGATTTACCAGAATGGGGAGATATTTTCTCAGAATTTTGTCTATTTGTCCGACCCAATAGTGAGGGGGAAGAAGAATTATTTCTCTCTCGTGTGGAGTCTTATTTAGAAATTCACTGTCAGATGGCTTTAGCTATGCAACCCGTCGCCGACGAAGAAAGGTTACAGATTATCGCCGGACAAAGAAATTATTGCAGTAAACAGCGTCAGAATGATAAAACTCGGCGGGTTCTGGAAAAAGCTTTTGGGGAAGAATGGGCAGAATCTTATATGACGAATGTACTGTTCGATCTTCCCGAAGATTAG
- a CDS encoding acylphosphatase yields MENLSPRQRKIAARVLISGRVQGVFYRASTQEAAQLKAVHGWVRNLPDGRVEAFFEGTTEAVEAMIQWCHQGPPGARVTKVVVEYQESQDLPGFEIQYYPR; encoded by the coding sequence ATGGAAAATCTATCACCTCGTCAGCGAAAAATTGCCGCGCGTGTTTTAATTTCTGGCAGAGTTCAGGGGGTTTTTTATCGCGCATCCACCCAAGAAGCTGCACAACTTAAAGCGGTGCATGGTTGGGTGCGAAATCTCCCTGATGGCCGGGTAGAAGCCTTTTTTGAAGGAACAACAGAAGCGGTTGAAGCGATGATTCAATGGTGTCACCAAGGCCCACCGGGAGCGCGAGTTACTAAAGTGGTTGTGGAATATCAGGAATCTCAAGATTTGCCCGGATTTGAAATTCAATATTATCCCCGTTAG
- a CDS encoding Uma2 family endonuclease: protein MTVLPQTSVAEIKITWPKLPEDFVLPDDPVENLEHPLLANALRQSLTPELCQDALITANFALCAAIDNRPICKAPDWMYVRPVAPWSNPEPRRSYTPQTEGPVPLIVIEFLSDTYGEEYSVEFQKRIGKWYFYEQIIKVPFYGIFHPQSADLELYALESNGYQIQIPGANGLYWIPGLELFLGVWQGTRDNRTGNWLRWWDADGELLLWPEERAEKERQRAEKLAQRLRELGVDPDS, encoded by the coding sequence ATGACTGTCCTACCTCAGACCTCAGTTGCTGAGATAAAAATTACCTGGCCGAAACTTCCAGAAGACTTTGTACTCCCTGACGACCCAGTGGAAAATTTAGAACATCCTTTATTAGCGAATGCCCTCCGTCAATCTTTGACTCCAGAGTTATGCCAAGACGCCCTAATTACCGCTAACTTTGCATTGTGTGCTGCTATTGATAATCGCCCTATTTGCAAAGCCCCCGATTGGATGTATGTTCGTCCCGTTGCCCCTTGGTCAAATCCTGAACCTCGTCGCAGCTATACTCCTCAGACTGAAGGACCAGTGCCATTAATCGTGATAGAATTCTTATCAGATACTTATGGGGAAGAATATTCCGTAGAATTTCAAAAGCGCATTGGCAAATGGTACTTTTATGAACAAATTATTAAAGTACCCTTTTATGGGATATTTCACCCCCAAAGCGCCGATCTAGAATTGTACGCTTTAGAATCCAACGGATATCAAATTCAGATTCCTGGTGCTAATGGTTTATATTGGATTCCCGGACTAGAGTTATTTTTAGGAGTCTGGCAGGGAACCCGTGACAACCGTACAGGCAATTGGTTGCGCTGGTGGGATGCTGATGGTGAACTGCTTCTATGGCCCGAAGAACGGGCTGAAAAAGAGCGCCAGCGGGCGGAAAAACTAGCGCAACGGTTGCGTGAGTTGGGCGTAGATCCGGATAGTTGA
- a CDS encoding esterase-like activity of phytase family protein yields MKRENRQLISGVFTGILTCLIFLVGCSIPQVSAQERMFLDWSLEFLDAYQLPKQSFAKTPVGGLSGITYDRQRDRFYAISDDRGDYAPARFYTLKLNLNSEIPTAPRIENLEVEAVTFLTKEDGEPYPRGEINPEGIAFAAPNSLFISSEGVSDRGIPPFIHEFNRETGQFVSALPIPQSYIPDAKGSEQTLGVQDNLGFESLTINPRGFGDATVDPFRIFTATESPLQQDQDATNPEQPVINRLLHYLISDGPPLLIGEYAYPMSQDPRWSLIHSLSELLALDPGGHLLSLERSFGFLGYNAQIFQINLGGATDTSSIPSFIGLENKVQPIQKSLLLNLEDLGITLDNLEAMTLGPRLPDGSQSLILVSDDNFNADQMTQFLLFRLKKN; encoded by the coding sequence GTGAAGCGAGAAAATCGTCAACTAATTTCTGGGGTATTCACAGGCATACTGACCTGCTTAATATTCCTTGTCGGCTGTAGTATTCCGCAAGTTTCTGCCCAAGAAAGAATGTTTTTGGATTGGTCTTTAGAATTTCTCGACGCCTACCAACTCCCGAAACAATCATTTGCCAAAACTCCCGTGGGGGGTTTGTCGGGAATTACCTACGACCGGCAGCGCGATCGCTTCTACGCTATTTCTGACGATCGCGGAGACTATGCCCCAGCCCGTTTTTACACTTTAAAGTTGAATCTAAACTCAGAGATCCCTACCGCCCCCCGGATCGAAAATCTGGAAGTGGAAGCGGTGACATTTCTCACTAAAGAAGACGGGGAACCCTATCCCAGGGGAGAAATTAACCCAGAAGGGATTGCCTTTGCTGCGCCCAATAGTCTATTTATTTCCAGCGAAGGAGTGAGCGATCGGGGCATTCCCCCATTTATCCATGAGTTCAACCGGGAAACTGGGCAGTTTGTCTCTGCCTTGCCCATTCCCCAAAGTTATATCCCAGATGCGAAAGGTTCAGAACAAACCCTCGGAGTTCAAGATAATCTTGGGTTTGAATCTTTGACCATCAATCCCAGAGGGTTTGGGGATGCCACCGTGGATCCGTTCCGCATCTTTACCGCCACGGAATCACCCCTACAACAAGACCAAGACGCCACTAATCCCGAACAACCAGTGATTAACCGTCTATTGCATTACTTAATTAGTGATGGGCCACCGTTATTAATTGGCGAATACGCTTACCCCATGAGCCAAGACCCCCGTTGGAGTTTAATTCATAGCTTATCGGAATTATTAGCTTTAGATCCGGGGGGTCATTTATTGAGTTTGGAGCGATCTTTTGGATTTTTAGGGTACAACGCGCAAATTTTTCAAATAAATCTGGGTGGGGCAACAGATACCAGTAGTATTCCCAGTTTTATTGGCTTAGAAAATAAAGTCCAACCCATCCAGAAAAGCTTGCTGTTAAATCTGGAGGATTTAGGAATTACTTTAGATAACTTAGAGGCGATGACTCTGGGGCCGCGTTTGCCCGATGGCAGTCAAAGTTTAATTTTGGTCAGCGATGATAATTTTAATGCCGATCAAATGACGCAATTTTTGCTATTTCGTTTAAAGAAAAATTAG
- a CDS encoding tetratricopeptide repeat protein — translation MNHKTLRFRAADPLRESLTALSLSLTLTQTILLFGLLTPLMAVARQPSQLIESNPLLSTEPDPLLPNPPKNGELVSPEREILAQALDQLNLEATAQLAAGNTPVAFAIWNRELRLRRYLGPMDELAALSRVGAIAWQQEDSTQLRIITRRLENLEVDHCPPAKNSCGLEFLTALVQGYESVKARDLAIKVYQTMLADAQNRQDIETTKNLWSAIARLALEKLDYVAGAMAYEQLLAIAETEGNQPQIINYVEQLSYIYSQAKQYPQAIAMRQRLVQFYLNVQDLRLIPELKLVIGQDYQILNQLNLAINNYQESYTLAWTLQQFAVAREALIKIANIYQQAAELEKAIQVYEALVIVDQRATNFYGLMTTYWQLGKLYRMRENYPQAIAAFQKGLQISQQFQFTDLQSDFQQNLEELQR, via the coding sequence ATGAACCATAAAACGCTGCGATTCCGCGCAGCGGATCCCTTACGGGAATCGCTGACGGCTTTAAGTTTGAGTTTAACTTTAACTCAAACGATCTTGCTGTTTGGATTGCTCACACCGTTGATGGCAGTCGCTCGTCAACCGTCCCAATTAATTGAGAGTAATCCCCTCTTATCCACAGAACCGGATCCACTATTGCCCAATCCGCCGAAAAATGGAGAACTGGTATCCCCGGAAAGAGAAATTTTAGCTCAGGCTTTGGATCAATTAAATCTGGAAGCAACCGCTCAGTTAGCAGCGGGAAATACTCCCGTAGCTTTTGCGATTTGGAATCGAGAATTAAGATTGCGACGCTATTTAGGTCCGATGGATGAGTTAGCAGCTTTGAGTCGGGTAGGTGCGATCGCTTGGCAACAAGAGGACAGTACCCAGTTACGCATCATTACACGACGATTAGAAAACCTGGAGGTGGATCATTGTCCACCAGCCAAAAATTCCTGTGGACTGGAATTTTTAACCGCCTTGGTTCAGGGTTATGAATCAGTAAAAGCGCGAGATTTGGCCATTAAAGTTTATCAAACTATGTTGGCGGATGCCCAAAATCGGCAGGATATTGAGACTACTAAAAATTTATGGAGTGCGATCGCCCGTCTTGCTTTGGAAAAGCTGGATTATGTAGCCGGAGCAATGGCTTATGAGCAGTTATTAGCGATCGCGGAAACTGAGGGAAATCAGCCCCAAATAATTAACTATGTAGAGCAACTGAGTTATATATACTCCCAAGCCAAACAATACCCACAGGCGATCGCCATGCGGCAGCGGTTAGTACAGTTTTATCTCAATGTTCAAGACTTAAGATTAATCCCCGAATTAAAACTCGTGATCGGGCAGGACTATCAAATCTTAAATCAGCTAAACTTAGCCATCAACAATTATCAAGAAAGCTATACTTTAGCCTGGACATTGCAACAGTTTGCCGTCGCCAGAGAAGCCTTAATTAAAATTGCCAATATTTATCAACAAGCTGCGGAATTAGAAAAAGCAATCCAAGTCTATGAAGCCTTAGTAATTGTCGATCAACGCGCCACTAATTTTTATGGGTTAATGACGACCTATTGGCAACTGGGTAAACTCTATAGAATGCGGGAAAATTACCCCCAGGCGATCGCGGCTTTTCAAAAAGGCTTACAAATTTCTCAGCAATTTCAGTTCACCGATCTTCAATCGGACTTTCAACAAAATCTAGAAGAACTGCAACGGTAA